From Salvelinus fontinalis isolate EN_2023a chromosome 37, ASM2944872v1, whole genome shotgun sequence, the proteins below share one genomic window:
- the LOC129836011 gene encoding golgin subfamily A member 6-like protein 22 — MREDIHDLDLAHWRLARQTWRTERGNIREIKALYGEIFRLHQLLEEIGVDKGVIKQRSTSSILCPVSPTLPAFPWYNLHRYLANSQSEPDQHAAGTQKDPSKKHSIFPPLDTQSCTSPDKWPPSQFKTSHPHASHRFAVPSHPLASGPPARMRQTHPHVHPRSSLTGQEKVKDEVNRPKIASPEELSEEVQRRGAEIANMYKAQLKERMAQKRKEEILKKRVNNDDKNDDTEAFCSSAVKQSNTPATAPERPASPDATPVAAQEDTQGDTQQDLAEVVNVLKRQSSDLYLPDDVCEESLTWKSIYEELCPLAHRVNTEADYIKELRVITEKAVTPSCSSEDDVSQSVSEVTSQEGSSESEESMSGQQQRCLHRESYGERDRKEIDSGKMEGRYATATALSMMASRGKEELNAMSYADRIKYFKDEAKRNEEMMKIERRKEKARDEELKKCEKRQKKLNEEERKRTENMEKNKLEEQRKREKAEMKLKIEHEKKRQEQEKKREKKERKKQEMQQKARAKEEKKRAEEEKKMEKKRAEMLKKIEKQRMEEERNREKERMKVLEMQQKAREKEEKRSKEEQKRRLKIQQEQEKQEQKRQTRIRDEEKKRAELQRIKDHEARFKMEMEKLYEREERNAQIEREKRRALCQKKGQTQRAKQVVAYEVTASTSDASVRREEREQRPETAHAQSAKRRTRKKQKKEADEALTTFE; from the exons ATGCGGGAGGATATCCATGACCTTGACCTCGCCCATTGGAGATTGGCTAGACAGACATGGAGAACTGAGCGAGGAAACATAAGGGAGATTAAGGCGCTGTATGGAGAAATATTTAGGCTGCACCAACTCTTGGAGGAG ATTGGGGTGGATAAAGGGGTGATCAAGCAGCGCTCCACCTCCTCCATTCTTTGTCCCGTCTCCCCGACACTGCCAGCTTTCCCCTGGTACAACCTCCATAGgtacctcgccaacagccaatcggAGCCTGACCAGCATGCTGCCGGCACCCAGAAGGACCCATCTAAGAAACACTCAATCTTTCCCCCTCTGGACACACAGAGCTGCACCTCCCCTGATAAATGGCCTCCTTCTCAGTTCAAGACGTCACACCCACACGCTTCACACCGATTTGCTGTCCCATCCCACCCCCTGGCTTCCGGCCCTCCTGCCCGGATGAGACAGACCCATCCGCACGTCCACCCCAGGTCCTCATTGACTGGCCAGGAAAAGGTTAAGGATGAGGTCAACAGGCCAAAGATTGCATCGCCTGAGGAATTGTCTGAGGAAGTTCAACGGAGAGGCGCAGAAATTGCAAATATGTATAAAGCACAGCTGAAAGAGAGGATGGCCcaaaagagaaaggaagagatTCTGAAGAAAAGGGTAAACAACGATGACAAGAACGATGACACTGAGGCCTTCTgctcctctgcagtaaaacaatCCAATACCCCTGCCACAGCCCCCGAGCGCCCGGCCAGCCCAGACGCCACGCCAGTGGCCGCCCAAGAGGACACTCAGGGGGACACCCAGCAGGACCTGGCAGAGGTTGTGAATGTGCTCAAGAGGCAATCATCTGATCTATACCTGCCTGACGACGTTTGTGAGGAGTCACTCACATGGAAGTCCATTTACGAGGAGCTGTGCCCGCTCGCTCACAGGGTGAACACAGAAGCTGACTACATCAAGGAGCTCCGCGTCATCACTGAGAAGGCTGTGACTCCCTCGTGCTCGTCTGAGGATGATGTGTCTCAGAGTGTGAGTGAGGTCACAAGTCAGGAGGGGAGTAGTGAAAGTGAGGAGAGCATGAGTGGACAACAGCAGAGATGTCTACACAGGGAATCTTATGGTGAGAGGGACAGGAAGGAGATTGATAGTGGTAAAATGGAAGGGAGATATGCAACCGCCACTGCATTGTCTATGATGGCAAGCCGAGGGAAAGAAGAACTTAATGCCATGAGCTACGCAGACAGGATCAAATATTTCAAGGACGAGGCTAAGAGAAATGAAGAGATGATGAAGATTGAAAGGAGGAAGGAAAAAGCCAGGGACGAAGAGCTCAAAAAGTGTGAAAAGAGACAGAAGAAATTGAATGAGGAGGAAAGGAAAAGGACAGAAAATATGGAAAAAAACAAGTTAGAGGAGCAGAggaaaagggagaaggcagagatgAAACTAAAGATCGAACATGAGAAAAAGAGACAAGagcaagagaaaaaaagagagaaaaaagaaagaaagaagcagGAGATGCAACAGAAGGCCCGTGCAAAAGAAGAGAAAAAGAGGGCAGAGGAAGAGAaaaagatggagaaaaagagggCAGAGATGTTGAAAAAGATTGAGAaacagaggatggaggaggagaggaacagggaaaAGGAGAGAATGAAGGTGTTGGAGATGCAGCAAAAGGCacgagagaaagaagagaagaggagtaAAGAGGAACAGAAAAGGAGATTGAAGATACAGCAGGAACAAGAGAAGCAGGAACAGAAAAGGCAGACAAGGATACGGgacgaggagaagaagagagcagAGCTTCAAAGAATAAAAGATCACGAGGCCAGGTTCAAGATGGAGATGGAGAAACTgtatgagagagaagagaggaatgcACAGATTGAAAGAGAAAAGAGGCGTGCGCTGTGTCAGAAAAAAGGGCAGACACAGAGAGCAAAACAGGTGGTGGCATACGAGGTCACAGCGTCTACATCTGACGCCTCTGtgcggagggaagagagggagcagcGTCCAGAGACCGCTCACGCACAGTCTGCGAAGAGGAGAACAAGGAAGAAGCAGAAGAAAGAGGCGGACGAGGCATTGACAACTTTTGAGTAG
- the LOC129836012 gene encoding low choriolytic enzyme-like isoform X2: protein MGWFLILIWVVQVGSVPITNFTNATTSNATIPATVDNSKNPINNSTNVTFSATGSTASMGTRHRQNDWVKTPETREEDLQFDLAIMEGDILVSEDRLAVKSLWPENEGVTSIPYKINDYLVDRKETILAAFKMISDQTCILFHEYTNEMNYIEFISGTGCASYVGFQGGAQSLYFGRACSVGNLCHELMHALGLHHEHTRPDRDQYVTIQWDNVVPDTTSHQTGTPLLAPRRVESRLDREIT from the exons ATGGGTTGGTTTCTGATTCTCATCTGGGTTGTCCAAG TGGGCAGTGTACCGATCACCAATTTCACAAATGCTACTACTTCAAATGCTACTATCCCTGCCACAG tgGACAATTCTAAAAACCCCATCAACAATTCTACAAATGTGACTTTCTCTGCCACAG GTTCTACTGCCTCAATGGGGACACGCCACAGACAAAATGATTGGGTTAAAACGCCTGAAACTAGAGAAG AGGACTTACAGTTTGACCTTGCTATCATGGAGGGAGACATTCTGGTTTCG GAAGACCGATTAGCTGTGAAGTCACTTTGGCCTGAGAATGAAGGCGTCACTTCTATCCCCTACAAGATCAACGATTATCTGG TGGACAGAAAGGAAACTATACTAGCAGCGTTCAAGATGATTTCAGACCAGACGTGTATCCTCTTCCACGAATACACCAATGAGATGAACTACATTGAGTTCATCTCTGGGACAGG CTGTGCGTCGTATGTAGGTTTTCAGGGCGGGGCCCAGTCTCTGTACTTCGGTAGAGCCTGTAGCGTGGGGAACCTGTGTCATGAGCTGATGCATGCACTGGGCCTGCACCACGAGCACACACGGCCAGACCGTGACCAATACGTCACCATACAGTGGGACAATGTGGTCCCAG ATACTACTTCTCATCAAACCGGAACCCCACTATTGGCTCCAAGAAGAGTGGAGTCCAGATTGGACAGAGAAATCACCTGA
- the LOC129836012 gene encoding astacin-like metalloprotease toxin 5 isoform X1, with translation MGWFLILIWVVQVGSVPITNFTNATTSNATIPATVDNSKNPINNSTNVTFSATGSTASMGTRHRQNDWVKTPETREEDLQFDLAIMEGDILVSEDRLAVKSLWPENEGVTSIPYKINDYLVDRKETILAAFKMISDQTCILFHEYTNEMNYIEFISGTGCASYVGFQGGAQSLYFGRACSVGNLCHELMHALGLHHEHTRPDRDQYVTIQWDNVVPGKEDNFKVKKGDTQDLPYDYDSIMHYGTYYFSSNRNPTIGSKKSGVQIGQRNHLSPLDITRLNKLYQCE, from the exons ATGGGTTGGTTTCTGATTCTCATCTGGGTTGTCCAAG TGGGCAGTGTACCGATCACCAATTTCACAAATGCTACTACTTCAAATGCTACTATCCCTGCCACAG tgGACAATTCTAAAAACCCCATCAACAATTCTACAAATGTGACTTTCTCTGCCACAG GTTCTACTGCCTCAATGGGGACACGCCACAGACAAAATGATTGGGTTAAAACGCCTGAAACTAGAGAAG AGGACTTACAGTTTGACCTTGCTATCATGGAGGGAGACATTCTGGTTTCG GAAGACCGATTAGCTGTGAAGTCACTTTGGCCTGAGAATGAAGGCGTCACTTCTATCCCCTACAAGATCAACGATTATCTGG TGGACAGAAAGGAAACTATACTAGCAGCGTTCAAGATGATTTCAGACCAGACGTGTATCCTCTTCCACGAATACACCAATGAGATGAACTACATTGAGTTCATCTCTGGGACAGG CTGTGCGTCGTATGTAGGTTTTCAGGGCGGGGCCCAGTCTCTGTACTTCGGTAGAGCCTGTAGCGTGGGGAACCTGTGTCATGAGCTGATGCATGCACTGGGCCTGCACCACGAGCACACACGGCCAGACCGTGACCAATACGTCACCATACAGTGGGACAATGTGGTCCCAG GAAAAGAAGATAACTTTAAGGTGAAGAAAGGAGACACTCAGGACCTTCCCTATGACTACGACTCCATAATGCACTACGGAAC ATACTACTTCTCATCAAACCGGAACCCCACTATTGGCTCCAAGAAGAGTGGAGTCCAGATTGGACAGAGAAATCACCTGAGCCCCCTGGACATAACACGCCTTAACAAACTCTATCAATGTG AATAA
- the LOC129836058 gene encoding golgin subfamily A member 6-like protein 24: protein MGKFSFPRLIIRMPWAKRTAQDDFCTETTELHRPRTHQPHNSSQLPSLNVCRQGKENTDSTQKKRKKKRLNEKGTQVELGMREDIHDLDLAHWRLARQTWRTERGNMREIKALYGEIFRLHQLLEEIGVDKGVIKQRSTSSILCPVSPTLPAFPWYNLHRYLANSQSEPDQHAAGTQKDPSKKHSIFPPLDTQSCTSPDKWPHSQSKKSHPHASHRFAVPSHPLASGPPARMRQTHPHVHPRFSLTGQEKVKEEVYRPEITSSEELSEEVQRRGAEIANMYKAQLKERMAQKRKEEILNKGVNNDDKNDDTEASCSSAVKHSNTLARAPERPASPDATPVAAREDTQGETQQDLADVVNVLKRQSSDLYLPDDVCEESLTWMSIYEELCPLAHRVNTEADYIKALRIITEKAVTPSCSSEDDVSQSVSEVTSQEGSSESEESMSGQQQRCLHREPYGERDRKEIDSGKMEGRYATANALSMMASRGKEELNAMSYADRIKYFKDEAKRNEEMMKIERRKENARDEELKKWEKRQKKLKKLNEEERKRTENMEKNKLEEQRKREKAEMKLKIEHEKKRQEQEKKREEKERKKQEMQQKARAKEEKKRAEEEKKMEKKRAEMLKKIEKQRMVEERNREKERMKVLEMQQKAREKEEKRRKEEQKRRLKIQQEQEKEEQKRQTRIRDEDKKRAELQRIKDHEARFKMEMEKLYEREERNAQIEREKRRALCQKKGQTQKAKQVVAYEVTASTSDASVRREEREQRPETAHAQSAKRRTRKKQKKAADEALTTFE from the exons ATGGGAAAGTTCTCCTTCCCAAGGCTCATCATAAGAATG CCATGGGCAAAGCGGACTGCACAGGACGATTTCTGCACAGAAACTACTGAACTCCACAGGCCCAGAACACACCAGCCTCACAACTCCTCACAACTCCCCAGCCTTAAT GTGTGTAGGCAGGGCAAGGAGAACACCGATTCAACCCAGAAGAAGAGGAAAAAGAAGAGACTAAATGAGAAGGGAACCCAGGTTGAACTAGGCATGCGGGAGGATATCCATGACCTTGACCTCGCCCATTGGAGATTGGCTAGACAGACATGGAGAACTGAGCGAGGAAACATGAGGGAGATTAAGGCGCTGTATGGAGAAATATTTAGGCTGCACCAACTCTTGGAGGAG ATTGGGGTGGATAAAGGGGTGATCAAGCAGCGCTCCACCTCCTCCATTCTTTGTCCCGTCTCCCCGACACTGCCAGCTTTCCCCTGGTACAACCTCCATAGgtacctcgccaacagccaatcggAGCCTGACCAGCATGCTGCCGGCACCCAGAAGGACCCATCTAAGAAACACTCAATCTTTCCCCCTCTGGACACACAGAGCTGCACCTCCCCTGATAAATGGCCTCATTCTCAGTCCAAGAAGTCACACCCACACGCTTCACACCGATTTGCTGTCCCATCCCACCCCCTGGCTTCCGGCCCTCCTGCCCGGATGAGACAGACCCATCCGCATGTCCACCCCAGATTCTCATTGACTGGCCAGGAAAAGGTCAAGGAAGAGGTCTATAGGCCAGAAATAACATCGTCTGAGGAATTGTCTGAGGAAGTTCAACGGAGAGGCGCAGAAATTGCGAATATGTATAAAGCACAGCTGAAAGAGAGGATGGCCcaaaagagaaaggaagagatTCTGAATAAAGGGGTAAACAACGATGACAAGAACGATGACACTGAGGCCTCCTgctcctctgcagtaaaacactCCAATACCCTTGCCAGAGCCCCCGAGCGCCCGGCCAGCCCAGACGCCACGCCAGTGGCCGCCCGAGAGGACACTCAGGGGGAAACCCAGCAGGACCTGGCAGACGTTGTGAATGTGCTCAAGAGGCAATCATCTGATCTATACCTGCCTGACGACGTTTGTGAGGAGTCACTCACATGGATGTCTATTTACGAGGAGCTGTGCCCGCTCGCTCACAGGGTGAACACAGAAGCTGACTACATCAAGGCGCTCCGCATCATCACTGAGAAGGCTGTGACTCCCTCGTGCTCGTCTGAGGATGATGTGTCTCAGAGTGTGAGTGAGGTCACAAGTCAGGAGGGGAGTAGTGAAAGTGAGGAGAGCATGAGTGGACAACAGCAGAGATGTCTACACAGGGAACCTTATGGTGAGAGGGACAGGAAGGAGATTGATAGTGGTAAAATGGAAGGGAGATATGCAACCGCCAATGCATTGTCTATGATGGCAAGCCGAGGGAAAGAAGAACTTAATGCCATGAGCTACGCAGACAGGATCAAATATTTCAAGGACGAGGCTAAGAGAAATGAAGAGATGATGAAGATTGAAAGGAGGAAGGAAAATGCCAGGGACGAAGAGCTCAAAAAGTGGGAAAAGAGACAGAAGAAATTGAAGAAATTGAATGAGGAGGAAAGGAAAAGGACAGAAAATATGGAAAAAAACAAGTTAGAGGAGCAGAggaaaagggagaaggcagagatgAAACTAAAGATCGAACATGAGAAAAAGAGACAAGagcaagagaaaaaaagagaggaaaaagaaagaaagaagcagGAGATGCAACAGAAGGCCCGTGCAAAAGAAGAGAAAAAGAGGGCAGAGGAAGAGAaaaagatggagaaaaagagggCAGAGATGTTGAAAAAGATTGAGAAACAGaggatggtggaggagaggaacagggaaaAGGAGAGAATGAAGGTGTTGGAGATGCAGCAAAAGGCacgagagaaagaagagaagaggaggaaagaggaacaGAAAAGGAGATTGAAGATACAGCAGGAACAAGAGAAGGAGGAACAGAAAAGGCAGACAAGGATACGGGACGAGGATAAGAAGAGAGCAGAGCTTCAAAGAATAAAAGATCACGAGGCAAGGTTCAAGATGGAGATGGAGAAACTgtatgagagagaagagaggaatgcACAGAttgaaagagaaaagagacgtGCGCTGTGTCAGAAAAAAGGGCAGACACAGAAAGCAAAACAGGTGGTGGCATACGAGGTCACAGCGTCTACATCTGACGCCTCTGtgcggagggaagagagggagcagcGTCCAGAGACCGCTCACGCACAGTCTGCGAAGAGGAGAACAAGGAAGAAGCAGAAGAAAGCGGCGGACGAGGCATTGACAACTTTTGAGTAG